The following proteins are encoded in a genomic region of Necator americanus strain Aroian chromosome II, whole genome shotgun sequence:
- a CDS encoding hypothetical protein (NECATOR_CHRII.G7094.T1), which yields MLDTREGERAVHRLVRARHRSTLDMERTRSSGADGAVLRRSGQILERWRGTTITCATKSSVILPSQPFPASRVLFYQLLPSVSAALAKMKSNKATGPDDIPVDIWLLGDRGSMWLATLFNKIVAEGRTPDVWQTSVTVPVWKGRRHATAPRTGLYDCSAIR from the coding sequence atgcttgataccagagaaggcgagcgggcagtgcatcgtttagtcagagcacgtcatcgctcaacgttggatatggagcgcACCAGATCGTcaggagctgatggagccgttctgcgccgctctggtcagatcctggagaggtggcgaggtactacaatcacttgtgcaacgaagagttctgtcatcctcccatcccaaccgttcccagcgtcgagggtcctgttctaccaattactgccgtcggtcagtgctgccctcgcaaaaatgaagtcgaacaaggcaaccggtcctgatgacatacctgttgatatctggctgctaggagatcgagggtccatgtggctcgcaactctatttaacaagatcgttgcagaaggacggactccagacgtttggcaaacttccgtgaccgtgcctgtctggaaaggaaGGAGACATGcgactgcacctcgtacaggcctatacgactgctctgccatacgatga
- a CDS encoding hypothetical protein (NECATOR_CHRII.G7087.T5), which produces MDLKETEEQRQMRRIAFVAVVVSTAAVIASVVTLPMLYNYVQSFQSHLMVETDYCKARSRDMWLEMTALQAGKGLLHRQKRAWLFGQWIPEGGSGGGGSGGTYATGGTGGPYATGGSGGRGGGNTAGYGGYGAVANSEPAPTCCTCNQGAAGPPGPEGPPGNNGKDGRNGKDGKNGRDAELLAAPPAETCVICPPGPPGPMGAMGPKGPPGPKGSPGEPPKDGNAGEDGMAGQPGPIGRPGRDGMKGAPGAVGRLIPVPGPQGPPGKQGPPGPPGPKGNPGPDGQSYQGPPGPPGDPGNSGPEGRPGPNGPQGPPGMDGEKGDCGHCPPPRTPPGY; this is translated from the exons ATGGATCTCAAGGAGACGGAGGAGCAGCGTCAGATGCGACGCATTGCGTTTGTCGCCGTCGTGGTGTCGACGGCTGCTGTTATTGCCAGCGTCGTTACGCTCCCGATGCTCTACAACTATGTCCAGTCATTCCAAAGTCATTTGATGGTCGAGACTGATTACTGCAAG GCTCGCTCTCGAGATATGTGGCTAGAAATGACGGCGTTACAAGCCGGGAAAGGTTTGCTGCATCGCCAGAAGAGAGCTTGGTTATTCGGACAGTGGATCCCTGAGGGTGGTTCTGGAGGTGGCGGATCTGGTGGTACCTACGCAACTGGCGGAACTGGTGGTCCATATGCGACTGGAGGATCTGGTG GTCGCGGTGGCGGCAACACTGCCGGATATGGTGGGTACGGAGCAGTAGCGAATTCGGAGCCGGCTCCAACGTGTTGTACTTGCAACCAGGGCGCAGCAGGACCTCCAGGACCTGAAGGACCCCCCGGAAATAATGGGAAGGATGGACGCAATGGAAAAGATGGAAAGAATGGAAGAGATGCAGAACTGCTTGCTGCTCCACCAGCAGAAACCTGTGTGATCTGCCCACCTGGACCTCCTGGACCGATGGGTGCAATGGGTCCGAAGGGGCCACCTGGACCGAAGGGATCACCCGGAGAACCACCGAAAGACGGAAACGCTGGAGAAGATGGAATGGCCGGACAACCTGGTCCTATCGGAAGACCGGGCCGAGATGGCATGAAGGGCGCCCCTGGAGCTGTTGGAAGGCTTATTCCCGTACCTGGACCACAAGGACCTCCAGGAAAACAGGGACCGCCCGGGCCTCCTGGACCAAAGGGAAATCCTGGACCTGACGGACAATCATACCAA GGTCCACCAGGACCCCCTGGAGATCCGGGAAATTCTGGACCCGAAGGAAGGCCCGGACCGAACGGGCCACAAGGGCCTCCTGGTATGGATGGAGAGAAGGGCGATTGTGGACATTGTCCTC CGCCTCGTACACCTCCTGGCTACTAG
- a CDS encoding hypothetical protein (NECATOR_CHRII.G7096.T1) codes for MDEMENGNRGTVRQEVPVRLKSKIYRTVVVLLPLRIECWPTTKALERVLHAMEMRMLRWTIGVTLKKVSNDTVRSIFGVVPITEKMKEARLRWFGPSCGGRKILLPKPL; via the coding sequence atggatgaaatggaaaatggcaacaggggtactgtgcgacaagaagtccctgttcgactgaagtcgaagatctacaggacggttgtcgtcctgttgcccttacggatcgagtgctggccgacaacgaaagccttggaaagagtgctgcacgctatggagatgcggatgttgaggtggacgataggtgtgaCGCTaaagaaagtatccaacgacactgtgcgctccatcttcggtgtcgtcccgataactgagaagatgaaggaggcgcgactgagatggtttggtccgtcttgcggcgggaggaagattctgttgccaaaaccgctctga
- a CDS encoding hypothetical protein (NECATOR_CHRII.G7092.T1) yields the protein MRAAWAAFAAVREATDQLTDQDLRAHLFDSTVLPALCYAAETWADTVTTSKKLLTTHRALERCLLKINQRKQHLAGLRSSDLKGMSRLRDPAEYVSKAKHRWVGLEKNRR from the coding sequence atgagagcagcatgggcagcattcgcagccgtcagggaagctacggaccaactgacggaccaagatcttcgtgcccatctgttcgactcgacagtccttccagcgctctgttacgcagcggagacgtgggcagacaccgtgACCACGTCTAAGAAGCTACTTAccacccacagagcccttgagagatgtctcctaaAGATTAACCAGCGCaaacaacaccttgccggtcttcgtagctccgacttaaaaGGAATGtctcgtcttcgcgacccagcggaatatgtatcgaaagcaaaacatagatgggtcggtcttgagaagaatcgacgatag
- a CDS encoding hypothetical protein (NECATOR_CHRII.G7093.T1) — protein sequence MPEGNMESLATSIRLVTLNCRLLSSELQQAVLTRHLRYLHASFAALQETRTRDCPLISIDNYTIYCGDATNPTTGRQRPTRPTTRNEKATRHQRRRTKTDATALRTHPQTRPNTTARD from the coding sequence ATGCCTgagggaaacatggaatctttggcgacAAGCATTCGTCTCGTTACACTGAACTGCCGGTTGctgtcaagtgaactccaacaagccgttCTAACCAGACACctgcgatatctgcatgcatcgtttgctgcattgcaggaaacacggACCAGAGATTGCCCTCTCATCAGTATCGACaattacaccatctactgTGGCGATGCTACCAACCCAACAACAGGCCGACAACGCCCAACCAGACCAACAACACGCAACGAAAAAGCAACACGACACCAGCGGCGGCGAACAAAGACGGACGCCACAGCACTCCGGACACACCCACAGACACGCCCCAACACCACTGCTCGAGACTAA
- a CDS encoding hypothetical protein (NECATOR_CHRII.G7088.T1) translates to MDQGNTLRHFAKTVKPEAEQAAAFLQLFMNTAYCVAKTAVMPPYCIWDSKGLAARHQVLKKCEDMLREYHTSTRFLLTEPCHPVNVYDYSFDLMSRHALD, encoded by the exons ATGGATCAGGGAAataccttgcgacattttgccaagacggtg AAACCCGAAGCGGAACAAGCTGCGGCCTTTTTGCAACTCTTCATGAATACTGCCTACTGTGTTGCTAAAACCGCTGTTATGCCGCCGTACTGTATCTGGGACAGTAAAGGATTAGCCGCACGGCATCAA gtGCTAAAAAAGTGCGAAGACATGCTACGGGAATACCATACCTCCACACGTTTTCTCCTCACCGAACCATGTCATCCAGTTAATGTTTACGACTACTCGTTCGATCTGATGAGTCGCCACGCGCTCGACTGA
- a CDS encoding hypothetical protein (NECATOR_CHRII.G7098.T4) — protein MLWFILLISTASTMSLFNRILSIGDVLSRLPQLDAQVDKLEAEDSISHENSQLRRSFTRRCHELYKQIEEHKKRIRDVKAKESTEEQRMTALEQLEDLQIRLLRLAPERDRPSDVVSRSSEGETSGWTTDKSTREKTPITSPQPQVPIVENRRTSVMYDAASQDEEEEEDEEDEEEEDGQGKEKANAVVRNPGKNNQDESQPKTTKVSHLPPHPQPRIERRAMSSASSSPESRGVSGAVVPARSATGDAQFRSNAAKSQTRGAAVVDSVFIVLASLKAAESGDLTINEGERLRIVQTRPDGWWTAQNASGKRGLVPKTYLRQLTAVDDENGVRDYSAEQRTRAARTVSGSSADVPQPNPLAVEQIPRRARCLGDAQQLDPHLSFACHLTPRLSHSNIGFHDLYWNYQDDKLRKRRVRVSKLVRLIRLEGMPKESAISLIRTALYDRSRKTGRQIVSNVHTVRSQVKNRTWTFNTRTDTTSSGVDYGDFIVRSNYNMDDVVLLIEASHVVQGQEGLEERSLGIITIPLIANDTVVITNKTYSEFLRGENVFDRATSGGALTECRIVLKVLDVPQELVPYVDSMPDVLLFNPMFVRLYFFFRRRAGTTLLRDRDNPLSAEMLSDPLLALFPYVADQPDMMDHLRHLWNAKLKTVKNKAGQDVFHVSSPGTPCPLRSKVLHYGIPTAKSSLAVV, from the exons ATGTTGTGGTTTATTCTACTG ATCAGCACTGCTTCTACGATGAGTTTGTTCAATAGGATTCTTTCCATCGGTGATGTGCTCTCAAGGCTACCTCAACTAGATGCTCAG GTGGATAAGTTGGAAGCAGAAGATTCGATTAGTCACGAGAACTCTCAGCTAAGACGAAGTTTCACGAGAAGATGTCATGAACTTTATAAACAG ATTGAAGAGCACAAAAAACGAATTCGAGATGTAAAGGCGAAAGAAAGCACCGAGGAGCAGCGGATGACAGCTTTGGAACAGCTTGAAGACCTTCAA ATTCGCCTCCTTCGGCTGGCTCCGGAACGGGATAGGCCAAGCGACGTGGTGTCCCGAAGTAGTGAAGGAGAAACTTCTGGATGGACAACTGACAAGTCGACTCGAGAGAAGACTCCTATCAC CTCCCCACAACCACAAGTTCCTATCGTAGAAAACAGAAGGACTAGCGTGATGTATGATGCCGCTTCGCAGgatgaggaggaggaagaggacGAGGAggatgaagaagaggaagacgGACAAGGAAAGGAGAAAGCCAACGCTGTTGTTCGAAATCCGGGAAAGAATAACCAAGATGAGTCGCAGCCGAAAACTACAAAA GTTTCTCACCTTCCTCCGCATCCGCAACCACGGATTGAGAGACGCGCGATGTCTTCGGCTTCATCTTCTCCAGAGAGCAGAGGTGTATCAGGCGCTGTCGTTCCCGCCAGAAGTGCAACCGGAGATGCACAGTTCCGTTCTAATGCAGCGAAGTCTCAAACCCGAGGAGCAGCTGTTGTGGACAGTGTATTTATTGTGTTAGCTAGCCTAAAAGCAGCAGAGTCTGGAGACCTGACGATCAACGAAGGAGAGAGGTTAAGGATAGTACAAACCAG ACCTGATGGTTGGTGGACAGCCCAAAATGCGAGTGGTAAAAGAGGCCTAGTACCAAAAACATATCTCCGTCAACTCACTGCTGTGGACGACGAAAATGGAGTAAGAGATTACTCTGCTGAACAGAGAACACGCGCTGCTCGCACCGTTTCTGGCTCCTCTGCTGACGTCCCGCAGCCGAACCCATTAGCAGTAGAACAG ATTCCCAGGCGTGCGCGTTGTTTGGGAGATGCTCAGCAGCTTGATCCACATCTGTCATTCGCATGCCATCTGACGCCTCGTCTGAGTCATTCGAACATCGGTTTTCATGATTTGTACTGGAACTACCAAGATGACAAG CTTCGAAAGCGACGAGTCAGGGTATCAAAATTGGTGCGACTTATTCGTCTGGAGGGTATGCCGAAAGAGAGCGCAATAAGTTTGATTCGGACTGCTCTCTACGATCGAAGCAGAAAAACTGGCAGGCAAATA GTAAGCAATGTCCATACAGTTCGATCACAGGTGAAGAATCGCACCTGGACCTTTAACACACGG acGGATACTACTTCGTCTggagtggattatggagacttCATCGTTCGCTCTAATTACAACATGGACGACGTTGTGCTGCTGATTGAAGCGTCTCACGTTGTTCAAGGACAA GAAGgacttgaagaaagaagtCTTGGAATTATAACAATACCTCTCATTGCTAATGATACTGTTGTGATTACCAACAA GACCTATTCTGAATTCCTGCGAGGAGAAAACGTTTTTGATCGAGCGACGAGCGGTGGAGCTCTGACTGAGTGCAGAATAGTTCTGAAGGTCCTGGATGTTCCACAAGAGTTGGTCCCATACGTCGA TTCAATGCCTGACGTACTCTTATTCAATCCTATGTTCGTGAGATTGTACTTCTTTTTCCGACGACGTGCCGGCACAACACTATTGCGCGACAGGGACAATCCTTTAAGTGCAG AGATGTTATCTGATCCACTGTTGGCGCTGTTCCCTTATGTGGCAGATCAACCGGACATGATGGATCATCTCAGACATTTGTGGAATGCTAAGTTGAAAACTGTGAAGAAC AAGGCCGGGCaagatgttttccacgtgtcatccccGGGTACACCATGTCCACTTCGGAGTAAAGTTCTTCATTATGGCATACCAACagccaaaagtagcctagcAGTCGTCTAA
- a CDS encoding hypothetical protein (NECATOR_CHRII.G7090.T1) produces MGIAQWRDSGSDHRLLRAKIRLSHTTEKNICYRQQRRKEVVYDDCVLEDSLSQGDWHIEEDPNVNYEMLLRGLRACAERASKSRTTNLDRISKTTKELLERRRTLRLDPNASHIERLVANTSCRNALQEHLSKYRHKKILEAAKRRMSLKKCRRDLRECNIPLATLLSEDGTRTSSPREMEIITERFYSNLFRSSTPVSSPIIPTGEAPPRILPSEVRVAIKSMKPGTAPGPDFISADFLRAGGHPLHVILAAHMTSYLQKERIPDLWNSSRTVLIHKKGDREDLRNYRPICLLSVLYKVYTKIILTRISRMLDEAQPQEQAGFRQGFSCLDHIQTVSRVIEVCREYRLPLVLTFVDYEKAFDSVETNAILSALVDQGVDASYVRTLANCYERCTTRIQLFHRPLTIPIGKEVRQCDTISTKLFTAALQWIMKSLSWEERGIRVDGRFLSNPRFADDIVLFSSSTNEAETMLNELNEAGKRIGLRINRKKTQLMKRTEEYNLKAPKSWKFRHTYTSDVL; encoded by the exons atgggaatcgcccaatggcgcgactc tggttctgatcaccgtctccttcgtgcgaaaatacgacttagccacacgacggaaaagaacatctgctatcggcaacaaaggagaaaagaagtcgtctacgacgattgcgtactcgaggactccctgtcccaaggtgactggcacatcgaagaggacccaaacgtgaactacgagatgctgctcagaggattacgagcctgtgctgaacgtgcctcgaagtcgcgcacgacaaacttggatcgaatttcgaagaccaccaaggaattgttggaaagaagaaggactttgaggcttgatccgaatgcatcgcacattgagcggttagtagcaaacactagctgcagaaatgCGTTGCAGGAgcatctttcgaaatacaggcataagaagattctagaagcagcaaaaagaagaatgagtcTAAAGAaatgccgcagggatctccgcgaatgcaATATTCCACTAGCAACCTTgttgagcgaagacgggactcgcacatCTTCTcctcgtgagatggaaatcattacggagaggttctactcgaaccttttccgttcatcaactcctgtgtcaagcccaatcatccccactggcgaagctccaccacggattcttccttcggaagtacgagtcgctatcaagagcatgaaacctggcacagcccccggacctgattttatatcagcagactttcttcgggctggtggccatccgcttcatgtaatcttagcagcgcacatgacatcttaccttcagaaagaaaggatcccagacctgTGGAACagctcgcgaaccgttcttatccataagaaaggtgaccgagaggaccttcggaactaccgtccgatatgcttgctgagcgtgttatacaaagtatacaccaagatcatcctcacacgcatatctaggatgCTGGATGAAGcgcagcctcaagaacaagctggattccgccaagggttcagctgcttggaccacatccagaccgtgtcgagggtcatagaggtttgcagggaataccgcctgccccttgttctaaccttcgtcgactatgagaaagcctttgacagcgtagaaacgaatgcaatactgtcagcgctggtcgatcaaggtgtggacgcgtcgtatgtgaggacattagccaattgctacgaacgatgcacgactaggatacagcttttccaccgccctctcaccatacctaTTGGAAAGGAGGTACGACAATGCGATACTATATCGACGAAGCTGTTCacagctgcattgcaatggataatgaaatcactatcctgggaagaaaggggcatacgtgttgatggaagatttctttcgaaccctcgtttcgcggacgacatcgttctcttttcgagcagtaccaatgaagcagaaacgatgctcaacgaattgaacgaagcagggaagagaataggactacgaataaacagaaagaagacacagttaatgaagaggacggaggagtacaacttgaaggctcccaaatcgtggaaattccgtcatacgtatacctcggacgttctatga
- a CDS encoding hypothetical protein (NECATOR_CHRII.G7093.T2) has translation MAKASHRLQKGAVVQRHARVHLKGRMPEGNMESLATSIRLVTLNCRLLSSELQQAVLTRHLRYLHASFAALQETRTRDCPLISIDNYTIYCGDATNPTTGRQRPTRPTTRNEKATRHQRRRTKTDATALRTHPQTRPNTTARD, from the coding sequence atggcaaaagcttcccatagattgcaaaaaggtgctgtcgtccagcgcCATGCCAGAGTCCATCTAAAAGGTCGAATGCCTgagggaaacatggaatctttggcgacAAGCATTCGTCTCGTTACACTGAACTGCCGGTTGctgtcaagtgaactccaacaagccgttCTAACCAGACACctgcgatatctgcatgcatcgtttgctgcattgcaggaaacacggACCAGAGATTGCCCTCTCATCAGTATCGACaattacaccatctactgTGGCGATGCTACCAACCCAACAACAGGCCGACAACGCCCAACCAGACCAACAACACGCAACGAAAAAGCAACACGACACCAGCGGCGGCGAACAAAGACGGACGCCACAGCACTCCGGACACACCCACAGACACGCCCCAACACCACTGCTCGAGACTAA
- a CDS encoding hypothetical protein (NECATOR_CHRII.G7089.T1): MATGERRSNLRLLRTSLILDQGDTRTTRHGDCLRLCTYNARTLSTDADLHALLGAAERIKFHVIALQETKCRRSDVRQMNDGTFFIRGEKVPSRNVGGVGFVVHTTVVHLVDSHEILSPRLAILCLRPLRQKSISIINCYSPTSTADESELDAFYEELEEVVRNEKSFYKFVVGDFNAKLGKATEEE; the protein is encoded by the coding sequence atggcgaccggtgagaggcgatcaaatctcaggttgctcaggacgtcattgattctggaccaaggcgacacacgcacgactcgccatggagactgtctcagactgtgtacttacaacgcgagaacactttccacagacgctgacctgcatgcccttctcggagctgcagagcgcatcaagtttcacgtgattgctctgcaggagactaagtgcagaaggagcgacgtacggcagatgaatgacggtacattcttcattcgtggagagaaggttccgtcgcgaaatgtaggcggtgttggttttgttgtgcacacaactgtcgtccatctcgtcgattctcacgagatcctgtcacctcgtctggccattctttgcctccgccctctgcgccaaaaatccatcagtatcatcaactgctactcaccaacatcaacagctgatgaatcagaattggacgcgttttacgaggagctggaggaagtagtccgcaacgagaagtccttctacaaattcgttgtcggagacttcaacgcaaaactaggaaaggccacagaagaggaataa
- a CDS encoding hypothetical protein (NECATOR_CHRII.G7097.T1), translating to MHVCVRLMQWIEPNGRQEAEKRTLQQRDCGDANEKKVGTVRNKYNSLVEELGSRSSRCAFARLRGRRGLKLWVVSSHALTETAKENNKDSFYYELNTLIFKIPSQQAVIVGIDANARMGPEQQKYVLRKWFYPNEQTSDNGSRLVDLCKQTNLIIASTFNRNHRRHHLK from the coding sequence atgcacgtttgtgtacggctgatgcaatggatagaaccaaatggaagacaagaagcagaaaagcggaccctgcaacaacgcgacTGTGGCGATgctaatgaaaagaaagtaggaACTGTTAGAAACAAATATAACAGCCTGGTGGAGGAGCTTGGATCAAGGTCGTCAAGATGCGCTTTTGCACGATTGCGGGGTCGCAGAGGACTAAAACTCTGGGTCGTAAGTTCTCACGCACTTACAGAGACCgcaaaggaaaacaacaaggACTCATTTTATTATGAACTCAATACGTTGATATTCaagataccaagccagcaggcggtaattgtcggaattgatgcgaatgcaAGAATGGGACCTGAACAACAAAAGTATGTGCTTAGGAAATGGTTCTACCCCAATGAGCAGACATCGGACAACGGAAGTCGTTTGGTAGACCTTTGCAAGCAGACGAATCTCATCATTGCATCCACGTTCAacaggaatcatcgacgccatcaccTTAAGTGA
- a CDS encoding hypothetical protein (NECATOR_CHRII.G7088.T2): MNTAYCVAKTAVMPPYCIWDSKGLAARHQVLKKCEDMLREYHTSTRFLLTEPCHPVNVYDYSFDLMSRHALD; encoded by the exons ATGAATACTGCCTACTGTGTTGCTAAAACCGCTGTTATGCCGCCGTACTGTATCTGGGACAGTAAAGGATTAGCCGCACGGCATCAA gtGCTAAAAAAGTGCGAAGACATGCTACGGGAATACCATACCTCCACACGTTTTCTCCTCACCGAACCATGTCATCCAGTTAATGTTTACGACTACTCGTTCGATCTGATGAGTCGCCACGCGCTCGACTGA
- a CDS encoding hypothetical protein (NECATOR_CHRII.G7091.T1), with protein sequence MLLRGLRACAERASKSRTTNLDRISKTTKELLERRRTLRLDPNASHIERLVANTSCRNALQEHLSKYRHKKILEAAKRRMSLKKCRRDLRECNIPLATLLSEDGTRTSSPREMEIITERFYSNLFRSSTPVSSPIIPTGEAPPRILPSEVRVAIKSMKPGTAPGPDFISADFLRAGGHPLHVILAAHMTSYLQKERIPDLWNSSRTVLIHKKGDREDLRNYRPICLLSVLYKVYTKIILTRISRMLDEAQPQEQAGFRQGFSCLDHIQTVSRVIEVCREYRLPLVLTFVDYEKAFDSVETNAILSALVDQGVDASYVRTLANCYERCTTRIQLFHRPLTIPIGKEVRQCDTISTKLFTAALQWIMKSLSWEERGIRVDGRFLSNPRFADDIVLFSSSTNEAETMLNELNEAGKRIGLRINRKKTQLMKRTEEYNLKAPKSWKFRHTYTSDVL encoded by the coding sequence atgctgctcagaggattacgagcctgtgctgaacgtgcctcgaagtcgcgcacgacaaacttggatcgaatttcgaagaccaccaaggaattgttggaaagaagaaggactttgaggcttgatccgaatgcatcgcacattgagcggttagtagcaaacactagctgcagaaatgCGTTGCAGGAgcatctttcgaaatacaggcataagaagattctagaagcagcaaaaagaagaatgagtcTAAAGAaatgccgcagggatctccgcgaatgcaATATTCCACTAGCAACCTTgttgagcgaagacgggactcgcacatCTTCTcctcgtgagatggaaatcattacggagaggttctactcgaaccttttccgttcatcaactcctgtgtcaagcccaatcatccccactggcgaagctccaccacggattcttccttcggaagtacgagtcgctatcaagagcatgaaacctggcacagcccccggacctgattttatatcagcagactttcttcgggctggtggccatccgcttcatgtaatcttagcagcgcacatgacatcttaccttcagaaagaaaggatcccagacctgTGGAACagctcgcgaaccgttcttatccataagaaaggtgaccgagaggaccttcggaactaccgtccgatatgcttgctgagcgtgttatacaaagtatacaccaagatcatcctcacacgcatatctaggatgCTGGATGAAGcgcagcctcaagaacaagctggattccgccaagggttcagctgcttggaccacatccagaccgtgtcgagggtcatagaggtttgcagggaataccgcctgccccttgttctaaccttcgtcgactatgagaaagcctttgacagcgtagaaacgaatgcaatactgtcagcgctggtcgatcaaggtgtggacgcgtcgtatgtgaggacattagccaattgctacgaacgatgcacgactaggatacagcttttccaccgccctctcaccatacctaTTGGAAAGGAGGTACGACAATGCGATACTATATCGACGAAGCTGTTCacagctgcattgcaatggataatgaaatcactatcctgggaagaaaggggcatacgtgttgatggaagatttctttcgaaccctcgtttcgcggacgacatcgttctcttttcgagcagtaccaatgaagcagaaacgatgctcaacgaattgaacgaagcagggaagagaataggactacgaataaacagaaagaagacacagttaatgaagaggacggaggagtacaacttgaaggctcccaaatcgtggaaattccgtcatacgtatacctcggacgttctatga
- a CDS encoding hypothetical protein (NECATOR_CHRII.G7095.T1) has translation MSMRSHRVPEEYVRWTKLLYAKPTSVVRCAVGTSRPFPVRVGVHQGSSLSPLLFILCMDTITKEIQKQHPWTLLFADDVMLASESRDDLQKQCVLEGSAAQYGLRLNTSKTEYMECGPRIEDGSIRVDGTELNKVNCFGTLAPK, from the coding sequence atgtccatgaggtcgcatagagtaccagaagaatatgtgaggtggacgaagctgctttatgcgaagcctaccagcgttgtacgatgtgctgttggaacaagcaggccattccctgtacgagtaggggttcatcagggttcatccctctcacctctgctgttcatactgtgcatggacacgataacgaaggaaatccagaagcagcatccgtggactctactctttgccgacgatgtcatgctcgcgtcggagtctcgagatgatcttcagaaacagtgcgtcttggaaggatcagctgcgcaatatggattgcgcctcaacacatcaaaaactgagtacatggagtgcggaccaaggatagaggatggttcaattcgtgttgatggcaccgaattaaacaaggtgaactgcttcGGTACCTTGgctccaaagtga